A genomic segment from Acidobacteriota bacterium encodes:
- a CDS encoding SDR family oxidoreductase, with the protein MSQKVAVVTGSTKGIGRAVAEYLLNDGYAVVVSARNAAEVDTTVTELSRLPNRKVSGKSCDMRDYGQVESLIRHAIETFGRLDVLVNNAGVGRFATVEAMSPDTWREVIETNLNGVFYACHAAIPHLRTSGGGYIFNISSLAGKNAFPQGGAYNASKFGLNGLSEVLFQEVRYDNIKVSYIMPGSVTTYFNGHVPSPDDDWKLAPEDIAQVVIDLLHHHPRSLPSAVEIRPAKPKKK; encoded by the coding sequence ATGTCTCAAAAAGTTGCTGTTGTGACCGGGAGCACCAAAGGCATTGGTCGAGCGGTAGCCGAATATTTGCTCAATGATGGATACGCTGTGGTCGTTAGTGCCCGTAATGCGGCTGAGGTTGACACAACGGTCACTGAATTAAGCAGGTTGCCGAATCGGAAAGTCAGCGGGAAGTCTTGCGATATGCGTGATTATGGGCAAGTTGAATCGCTTATCCGTCACGCAATTGAAACCTTTGGTCGGTTGGATGTGCTGGTCAACAACGCCGGCGTTGGGCGGTTTGCCACGGTGGAGGCAATGTCACCGGACACCTGGCGCGAAGTGATTGAAACGAATCTGAATGGGGTTTTCTATGCCTGTCATGCTGCCATTCCTCACCTGAGGACAAGTGGTGGCGGGTACATTTTCAACATTAGTAGTCTGGCTGGAAAAAATGCTTTTCCCCAAGGTGGGGCCTACAATGCTTCAAAATTTGGCTTGAATGGATTAAGCGAAGTTCTGTTTCAAGAGGTTCGATATGACAATATCAAAGTCAGTTACATTATGCCTGGAAGTGTGACCACCTATTTTAATGGTCATGTGCCGTCCCCCGATGATGATTGGAAGTTGGCACCAGAAGACATTGCCCAGGTGGTCATTGACTTGCTACACCACCATCCACGCAGCCTGCCAAGTGCGGTTGAAATCCGACCTGCAAAGCCAAAGAAGAAGTAA